Proteins co-encoded in one Zerene cesonia ecotype Mississippi chromosome 3, Zerene_cesonia_1.1, whole genome shotgun sequence genomic window:
- the LOC119836117 gene encoding pupal cuticle protein G1A-like, which translates to MQQVLLFAAFLACAAAAPGVLLHQAPVVAVHAPVVHALPVASKTTITKSSQLVNHGTPVVHAVHTPVVASVPVVKSVPVVPVVHAPVVHAPVVHAPVVHAPVVTPVVVKTAPVAVSHSSSLVHHAPLKAVPIVAIH; encoded by the exons ATGCAGCAAGTA CTGTTATTCGCCGCGTTCCTCGCCTGCGCCGCCGCAGCCCCCGGCGTGCTCCTCCACCAGGCCCCCGTGGTCGCTGTCCATGCTCCCGTGGTCCACGCCCTGCCAGTGGCCTCAAAGACCACCATCACCAAGAGCAGCCAGCTCGTGAACCACGGTACACCAGTCGTCCACGCGGTTCACACACCGGTGGTCGCCTCCGTGCCAGTGGTCAAGTCGGTTCCAGTTGTCCCAGTAGTCCATGCCCCAGTGGTCCACGCCCCAGTTGTTCACGCCCCAGTGGTTCATGCCCCAGTGGTGACCCCAGTGGTCGTGAAGACTGCCCCAGTTGCAGTATCCCACAGCAGCTCGCTGGTCCACCATGCCCCACTTAAAGCTGTCCCAATTGTTGCCATccactaa
- the LOC119836125 gene encoding uncharacterized protein LOC119836125: MFKLVAFLALVAVASAGVIAPLVPVAHVAHPVVPVVHPVVHRPAHIVHAPIVPVVKHAPILHAAPIVPIVKHAPIVAVHH, from the exons ATGTTCAAACTG GTAGCATTCTTAGCCTTAGTTGCCGTGGCCAGCGCGGGGGTCATCGCCCCCCTCGTCCCAGTGGCCCACGTAGCCCACCCGGTGGTACCAGTCGTCCACCCGGTTGTCCACCGGCCAGCCCACATAGTCCACGCGCCGATCGTGCCGGTTGTGAAGCATGCGCCGATCCTACACGCCGCACCTATAGTGCCGATTGttaagcacgcgccgattgtGGCCGTACATCattga